Proteins encoded by one window of Deinococcus radiodurans R1 = ATCC 13939 = DSM 20539:
- a CDS encoding bifunctional 3-deoxy-7-phosphoheptulonate synthase/chorismate mutase, with protein MTQQRSIDDLRAEVDQINRDLLALISRRGEVVAQIGHAKSAEGRPNHYDPAREEQQLKELEKINPGPFPTATVKGIFKEIFRASLALEESNDKKQLLVSRKVKREDTVLDIDGVRIGGGEAPIVIAGPCSIESEEQMEQTAAFLQGKGVKILRGGAYKPRTSPYGFQGMGVDGLILGSRVAKEHGQLFVTEVMDTRDVDVVSEYADILQIGARNMHNFALLREVGRARRPVLLKRGLSATIEEWLYAAEYILSEGNNEVILCERGIRTYEKWTRNTLDLSAVALAKQETHLPVIVDVTHAAGRRDLLIPLAKAAIAVGADGIHVEVHPNPATALSDNEQQLDFAGYEKFLEGVGSLLQAPAVPATA; from the coding sequence ATGACCCAGCAACGCAGCATCGACGACCTCCGCGCCGAGGTGGACCAGATCAACCGCGACCTGCTCGCGCTGATTTCGCGCCGGGGTGAAGTGGTGGCGCAAATCGGCCACGCCAAGAGCGCCGAGGGCCGCCCCAACCACTACGACCCCGCCCGCGAGGAGCAGCAGCTCAAGGAACTCGAGAAGATCAACCCCGGTCCCTTCCCCACCGCTACGGTCAAGGGCATTTTCAAGGAGATTTTCCGGGCGAGCCTCGCGCTCGAGGAGAGCAACGACAAGAAGCAGCTGCTCGTCTCGCGCAAGGTCAAGCGCGAAGACACCGTGCTCGATATCGACGGCGTGCGAATCGGTGGGGGCGAGGCGCCCATCGTCATCGCCGGGCCCTGCTCCATCGAGTCCGAGGAGCAGATGGAGCAGACCGCCGCTTTCTTGCAGGGCAAGGGCGTCAAGATTCTGCGCGGCGGCGCCTACAAGCCGCGCACCAGCCCCTACGGCTTTCAGGGCATGGGCGTGGACGGCCTGATTCTGGGCAGCCGGGTCGCCAAGGAGCACGGGCAACTGTTCGTGACCGAGGTGATGGACACCCGCGACGTGGACGTGGTGAGCGAGTACGCCGACATCCTGCAAATCGGCGCGCGCAACATGCACAACTTTGCCCTGCTGCGCGAGGTGGGCCGCGCCCGGCGCCCGGTGCTGCTCAAGCGTGGGCTGTCGGCCACCATTGAGGAATGGCTCTACGCCGCCGAATACATCCTCTCGGAAGGCAACAACGAAGTCATTCTGTGCGAGCGCGGCATCCGTACCTACGAGAAGTGGACCCGCAACACGCTCGACCTCTCGGCGGTGGCCCTCGCCAAGCAGGAAACCCACCTGCCGGTCATCGTGGACGTGACCCACGCTGCCGGGCGCCGCGACCTGCTGATTCCGCTCGCCAAGGCCGCCATCGCGGTGGGCGCCGACGGCATCCACGTTGAAGTGCACCCCAACCCCGCCACCGCGCTCAGCGACAACGAGCAGCAACTCGACTTCGCCGGCTACGAGAAGTTCCTCGAAGGCGTGGGCAGCCTGCTGCAAGCCCCGGCGGTGCCGGCCACGGCCTGA
- a CDS encoding TetR/AcrR family transcriptional regulator: MPRIVDHDQRRQELVRHVWALIRREGVDGVTIRNLSEQSGWSSGAVRHYLPTRDSILTFAAEQLAGAVERELRALQLSGPPRAQLEGFLLALLPLDGPSQEWTEVWLAFASAAVRGEQYADAHGILYRDLHATLLEITRSLAGADLLKAATPEQAAVELHALIDGLCLHLLLRQLAPEQAREAVRCRVETMVAAPTTPG, translated from the coding sequence ATGCCGCGCATCGTGGACCATGATCAGCGTCGCCAGGAGCTTGTTCGACATGTCTGGGCGCTGATCCGGCGCGAAGGGGTAGACGGCGTGACCATCCGTAACCTCAGTGAGCAGTCCGGCTGGTCGAGCGGCGCCGTCCGGCACTACCTTCCCACCCGCGACAGCATCCTGACGTTTGCCGCCGAGCAGCTCGCCGGGGCCGTAGAACGCGAACTGCGGGCGCTCCAGCTCAGTGGGCCACCACGGGCGCAGCTCGAAGGCTTTCTGCTCGCCCTCCTGCCGCTGGACGGGCCTTCCCAGGAATGGACGGAAGTCTGGCTGGCGTTCGCCTCCGCCGCTGTTCGGGGCGAGCAGTACGCCGACGCACACGGCATTCTTTACCGGGACCTGCACGCGACACTGCTGGAGATCACGCGCAGCCTCGCCGGGGCCGACCTGCTCAAAGCCGCGACGCCCGAACAGGCGGCGGTAGAACTTCACGCCCTGATCGACGGCCTGTGCTTGCACCTGCTGCTGCGGCAACTTGCGCCGGAGCAGGCGAGAGAAGCGGTGCGCTGCCGGGTAGAAACCATGGTGGCCGCGCCCACGACACCCGGATAG